The genomic region TCTCGGCAGAACGGCCGACGAATTGAAGGACAGCGTTATTACCATTCCTGTCAGTATTTCAGGACCGGCAATGAGCTTTGATCGTCCTATCAACATCGAGATCCCTGATACAGCAAGCATGAAATTGGGTGTACATTTTGATTATGTGACCCCTCCGATGATAAGAGCTGATCGTGTTACAGACCTGATCACCCTTGTATTACATCGTACGCCAGATTTAAAACAGGAGCGCGTATATCTTAAGTTGGATCTTAAAGCAAATGAGCATTTTAATCCACAAATCCCGATTAAAATAAACAGCAATATAAAACAAGATATAACGAGCTATTCGTTATCGTATGATGATATGTTCCCTGTTCCTCACTTATGGACAACGTTTCCCAACAAAACGGCTTTTATAGGTTATTTCGGACCTTATTCTAAAAGGAAAGTTGAATTGATTTTGGAAGTCTTACAACTCGATCCGGAGCTGTTGTATAATCCTTTGACTCCACCGGCAGTGGCACAACTGATTAATTGGTCAAGCTACATGAAATATTGGTTAAACAATCAAAAGGCCAATGGAAACACGCAGTATGACGAGAACAACAAGGAAATTGAAATGGGCCCTAACGCAAGATAAACACAATGAAACACATATTTTATACAAGCATATTTTTAATTATTACGCTTTTTTCAAGCTGTAATAAAGATCTAGGGCACTACGATTATGTGGATGCAGACTCGCTCCTTGTAACGAATTTAGAGGAATCAATGACAATAAAAATCGGTGATATCCTAAAGTTCAGTCCAGAACTTAAATCTACTGTCCGTACTCTAGATGAAAGTCAGCTTACTTTCGAGTGGTCGGTATTTGATCGTTCGAATCCCGATGCCAAACAGCGTCGAAAGATTATCAGTAGAGAACGAGATTTGAACGTTGTGCCTAAATTGGCAGTTGGCGACTATCCGGGTTATTTTACCATTCGTAATGAGGTAACTCAAAACATTTGGACTTATCGCTTTAAATTGAGTATTACGGGAGCATTTGGTAAATATGGATTCTTTGTTTTGAGTGATCAGGATGGGAATGCTCATTTGGATTACTTTCAGGATAACCCTGAGAAATGGAACAGCTTTCCAATTGCTTACCGAGATTTTAATCGATTATTACCAAATGAGATTGATGGAAAGACGCTAGAATTAGTGGGAAAACCAAAATCGCTAACAAGTGCCTCCAACCTGGATCAGGTAGTTCGGCTAGGTAAAAACTATCTATATGTAAATACAGAACAACATACATACAAGATCAATGTCTCCGACGGTATGCTATACAATACCATACTCTACAACTTCATCAATGAAACGGCAGCAGGGCTACCTTCCTCTGCGGATAAGGTTATCGGCGTCAGTTCTGGTCAAAGTTTCGCAATCAAGGATAACAACATTTACTCCTTGTACAATGTCATGCAGAAATTCTATAATGTTCCGATAAATAGCTATCCAAGCGGTGGCACTTTTAAGATGTCAGAGATGCTGGCGATGCCGATGGGCAATTCAGGAGGCAACATGATGGTATTCAATATGGATAAAAAAAGCCTGATGAAACTTAACCTCCTTGCGGCAAATGCAATTCCTTTAACATCGGAAGGTTCTGGAGTGGATGTATCCAATTTGCAGATGGATTTGGTTTGGTTAGGACAAACCTCCGCGTTTGGCGGACAGGCAATCGCAATCTTGAAAGATGAGTCCAAGTATCATTTGCTTCGCATGACTTTTACAGAGTCTGGAGGTTTTGTAGTAAACTCCATGACAGATATCACGGATACATTTACAGATATTGCGCAGGCGAAGCATTTTGCTGTAGACAACCTTTATGGTTATATTTTCTATGCAACGGACAACAAAATCTATCAATATGATATGGACTCCAAAGTATTTAAACTAGCGAAAGAATTCTCAGGAAGAAAGATCAGCCTTATCAAGTTCACAACTTTCTCTTCAAATTTGAAAGTAGGTGGAGTTGGCTTTAACCGACAATTGGAACGGTTGGAACCTGTGGCATACAGCTTGATTGTGGGCTCCTATCAGGAGAACAAGCCAAACGATTCAGGACGCGTAGATTTCCTTCGAGTAAACGGCTTAATGGGCGCTCTAACCGAGTCTATTAAACCTTTTGAGGGTATGGGAAAAGTTGTTGATGTTGTTTATACAGACATCATGTAATTTATGATATTTGCGGTCAAGTAAATTGACCGCAAATATTAATAATCATCACCCCCAAAATCACTATGAAATCAACTATTAATTTTTTAACACTTT from Sphingobacterium sp. BN32 harbors:
- a CDS encoding DUF4843 domain-containing protein — encoded protein: MKFIPIYILLAIVFLSSCKEEGLMTYDVKESGSSLYFTEKIDRKSKDTLMKVISLGRTADELKDSVITIPVSISGPAMSFDRPINIEIPDTASMKLGVHFDYVTPPMIRADRVTDLITLVLHRTPDLKQERVYLKLDLKANEHFNPQIPIKINSNIKQDITSYSLSYDDMFPVPHLWTTFPNKTAFIGYFGPYSKRKVELILEVLQLDPELLYNPLTPPAVAQLINWSSYMKYWLNNQKANGNTQYDENNKEIEMGPNAR
- a CDS encoding PKD-like family lipoprotein, whose product is MKHIFYTSIFLIITLFSSCNKDLGHYDYVDADSLLVTNLEESMTIKIGDILKFSPELKSTVRTLDESQLTFEWSVFDRSNPDAKQRRKIISRERDLNVVPKLAVGDYPGYFTIRNEVTQNIWTYRFKLSITGAFGKYGFFVLSDQDGNAHLDYFQDNPEKWNSFPIAYRDFNRLLPNEIDGKTLELVGKPKSLTSASNLDQVVRLGKNYLYVNTEQHTYKINVSDGMLYNTILYNFINETAAGLPSSADKVIGVSSGQSFAIKDNNIYSLYNVMQKFYNVPINSYPSGGTFKMSEMLAMPMGNSGGNMMVFNMDKKSLMKLNLLAANAIPLTSEGSGVDVSNLQMDLVWLGQTSAFGGQAIAILKDESKYHLLRMTFTESGGFVVNSMTDITDTFTDIAQAKHFAVDNLYGYIFYATDNKIYQYDMDSKVFKLAKEFSGRKISLIKFTTFSSNLKVGGVGFNRQLERLEPVAYSLIVGSYQENKPNDSGRVDFLRVNGLMGALTESIKPFEGMGKVVDVVYTDIM